The genomic region TCCCGCAGGGCGTGCGCCATGGCCCCGACGGTCGAGCCGCCGTCGAGCAGGATATTTTCACCCTCCCTGACTTCCGCGGCGGCCCAGGCGGCGATGGCCTGTTTCTGATCGAAGGCCTCGCCGGTCCGCTGCCGCAGGGACGGCTCGGGGTGAGCGCCCAGAGCCACGGCGCCTCCGTAGGTCCGGGCGAGTTTTCCCTGCTCGTTCAGCTGGGCCAGGTCCCGCCGGATGGTGGAGGCGGTTACGGAAAAATGCCTCGACAGTTCTTCCACGGACGCCAGGCCCGTGGTCACGGCGAGGTGGTAGATCTCCTCGCGCCTGGCTTTGGCGGTAGTCATCGTTGGCTCTCCTTCACCGGCTGCTGCCGCATCCGTAGCTGTACCCGTCGGTACATTGCTGTCCTCATGCTATTCGGACCCGGCGCGCATCCGTTCACTCTGTGTCCGTTCATAGGGACGCGCCGCCGCAGATCACATAGTTCTGTCCCGTGATGGACTTCCCGTGGTGCCCCAGCAGGAAGCCGGCAAGCGCCGCCACGTCCTCCGGGTCCACGAGCTTGCCCAAGGCAGGCAGCTTCGGCGGTGTGGCGGCCCGGCCCGGATCGGCGAGCATCGGCGTGTCCGTCGGTCCGGGCGACAGCACGTTCACCGTGATGCCTCGCGGTGCCAGTTCCTGCGCCCAGGTCCGGCCCATGCCCAGCAGCGCGGCCTTGGTGGCCGCGTACTGGCTCTTACCGGGGGAGCCGGTGGAGGTCCGGCTGCCCACCAGGAGTACGCGGCCGCCATCCGGCATCCGCGGGACCAGGGCGTTCGCCAGGCTGCTCGCGGCCGCCACATGAACGGTGAACATACCGGCCAGCGCGTCGGGATCCAGTTCGCCCAGGATCGCGGTCCGCTGAAAGCCGGCCGCGTGGACCAGGGCATTCACAGGAGGCAGGTCCTCGACACAGGCGGCCAGGGACGCCGGGTCCGAGAGGTCCGCCCGCCGCCACAGAAAGCCCGGCCCGAGCTCGGGCCGGCTCCGGCTGAGCCCGGTCACCTGCCAGCCGTCGGCCAGCAGCCGGACGGTGATGGCCTTGCCGATGCCGGAACTGCAGCCGGTAACGACGGCGTGCGGCGCTGCCGTTGGTAGCTCAGCGGCCGCTGCTGGCTCAGCGCTCATTTCGGTCATCCCTGCTCTCCGTCACCAGCCCCGCGACCGCCAGGCTGGCCGCCGTCGACGTCGCCGCCCGGCGTGCTGGTCCCCTCATAGGTCCACTGGGGATCCACGCGGACGTACTTGATGGCCTGCCGGAAGTAGGTGTACGCGATGTTGAGGGCTCCGTCCGGGCCCTGGTGAATGGACGGGTAAGAGTATTCGCGGTTCAGGCCGTCACGGGAGTTGTTGGACAGGCAGTAGCCGTCGCCCACGTCGAGGTTGCGCCGGATGGGCCAGCTGCGGCCGGAGTCCTCGGAGATCGCCAGCGTCATCGGCGACCGCGGCGTGCCCCAGAAGGCCTTCCGGTCGCCGTCGCCAGCGGCAGAGCCTGGAACCGAACCGTCGGTAACCACCGGCTCGGTGATCTGCCCCTGTTCCTCGGCGAGTCCGTCGTCGTCGATCTCGTCGTAGAGCGAGAGCCGCCGTTCGGTGGAGGCCTCGGCCCGGCTGTGGTTGTAGACCAGGGCCAGCCGGCCGTCGGCCAGGGCGGTGAACTGGATGGAGGAGTTGTTGTTCGGCAGCTCGGTGGGAACGGGCTCGCTCCAGGTGGTGCCGCCGTCGGTGGAGCGGGATTCGTAGATCGAGTCCGCCCACCGGCTGCGGAACAGGGCCAGCAGGGACCCGTCGGCCACCGGCTGGATGTTCATGTGGACGCACCCCAGGCTTCCCGGCAGGACATGCTCACTCCAGGTGGCGCCGGCGTCGTCGGAGATCATTACGGCGCTGTCGTCGCTGTTGCCCACCCACTTCTCGCCGGGGGTGGTGATGCAGCGGAAGATCGGGATGATCCAGCGGCCGGAAGGAAGCACCACGGGCAGCTGCCGGACGAACACGCCGCCGGTTGCGTTGGCGGGGAACAGGGTCTCCACCGGGCCCCAGCTCCGGCCGCTGTCCGTGGAGATGCGGCGGCGGACCTCGGCGGTGTCCTGGTTGCCGGCCTTCTGCGCGGTGTACAGCAGCCAGAGCCGGTTGTCCGGGGCGGCGAACAGGATGGGGTTCTGTTCGGAGCGTGTGGAGTCGTCGGAGAGCTGCTCGGCCGGCGACCACTGGCGGCTTCCGGGCTCCAAGGTGGAGAACCAGATCGAGATGTCCGGCACGCCTTCCTGCGTACCGCCGAACCAGACGCAGCCGAGCCGGCCGTCCGGGAGGGTCAGGAGGTTCGCGGCGTGGCTCTGTACGGTGGGCGCCGGCAGGTACGCATACAGGCTGCCGCCTGCCTCCTTCACTTCGCCGTCGGGCGTGATGGTGGCGTAGCCAGCGGCTGTGCCGGGAGCCTGAGTGCGGGTCGAGTCAGTTGCGGGCGCATCTGTTGAAGTCACGGTTCAGTCCTTTGCCGTTGCGGCAGCCAGGTGGGCCTTGGCAACCTGCTCCAGGTGGGTCAGGTCGGAGGCGATGGTGGTGAAGGTGTAGCCCTGGCGCAGCCGGAGCGCGGCCACCTCACCGGCCGGGGTGTGGATGCCAGCGGCCACGCCGGCGGACGCCGCGGCTTCGGCGATCGTCTTCAGTGCGGCGTTGAACTCGGTTTCGACGGCGGGGTCACCGGGGTACGCGGCGCCCACGGCGATGGCGAGGTCGGAGGGGCCCACGTAGATGCCGTCCAGTCCCGGCGTCGCGCAGATTTCCTTGACGTTGGCCAGCCCGTCGGGGGTCTCGATCATGGCGAAGACCAGGGTGGCGGCGTTGGCGTCGGCGGGAACCGGGCCGATCCGCAGGGCGGAGCGCATGGGGCCGTAGGACCGGCCGCCCATCGGCGGGTACTTGGCTGCCGCGACGGCGGCGGCGGCGTCAGCCGCGGTGTTGACGAGGGGGACGATCACGCCGACGGCGCCGGCGTCGAGCGCCTTGCCGATCGCGGTGAGGTTGTTGTCCTCCACCCGCACCATGCCGACGGCGGTGTGCCCGGCGTCGATTGCCATGAGCCCGTTCAGGATGCCCGAGTAGCCGAGCAGTCCATGCTGCGCGTCCAGCGCCACGTAGTCATAACCGAGCCGGCCGATGCGCTCGGTGGCAACCGGCGCATCCAGGACGGCCCAGTAGCCGACGGCCTGCTCCCGGGCGCGGATCTTCCGGGCGAATTCGGTAGCGAGTTCAGATGTCATGTCGTGTCTTCTGCCTTCAGTCGGGGGAACGGTTTCGTATCAGCGGTTGTAGGCGGGCATGGGGCCGCGGAGGCCGGCGCCGACGGTGTCACACGCCGCGGACACCGCTTCCGGCAGCGGACCCTTGGCGACGGCGGCGATATTGGCCTGCAACTGCTCCACCTTCGATCCGCCGAGCAGCATGGAGCCGACGCCGTTGCGGTAGGCGAGCCAGCGCAGGGACAGTTCGGCGAGCGTAATGCCAAGTTCCTGCGCAATGAGTGACAGCTCATTGACGGCCTCGAACAGTTGCTTGTCCCAGTACCGCTGGGTGTACATGGCGGCGAGCTTGGAGTCGCCGTAGCGTCCCTCGGTCGGCTTGGCGTCGAAGCTGTGCTTGCCGGTCAGCAGGCCGCCGCCCAGCGGGTTGTAGACCATGGTGTGGACCTGGTGGGTGGCGGCGAATTCGAGGTATTCCTCTTCCACCCGGCGGGCCACCAGGTTGTAGAGCTGCTGCGCGACCACGGGTCGGGGCGCGCCCACTTCGCGGGCCACGTGGATGACGTCGGCGATCTGCCAGGCCGCGAAGTTGGATACGCCCAAGGCGCCGATTTTCCCTTCGGCGGCGAGCTCGGCCACGGTGCCCAGGGTTTCCTGCAGCGGGGTGGCCCGGTCCGGCTGGTGGAGGTAGAACAGATCGATGCTGTCCGTGCCGAGCCGGCGCAGGCTGCCCTCCACACTGTTGCGCAGCCCCTCCTTGGACAGCGGGGCGTGCTGGCCGTGGTCCGGATGCGGCATGCCCGCCTTGGAGGCGAGGACGACGTCGGCCCGGCGGTCCTTCAGGAGGCGGGACAGCATCTCCTCGGTGGCTCCGCCGACGTAGGCGTTGGCGGTGTCGATCGTGGTGATGCCGGCGGCCAGCGCCTCATCCACCATCCGTCCCGCGGTGGCCTCATCGGCGGTGTCGCCGAACGTCATGGTGCCCAGGACGAGCCTGGAGATCGGTAGCTTCAGGCCGTCCACGGGCGTGCCTTCGGGCTGGATGCTCATTAGTTGATTCCTCATGATTGCGTTGACGGGTTGCTGGTTTGGGGGAGAGGGGCAGGCGGGTTCAGGCGGTCTTCAGCGCCAGCGATGAGACGATATGCCGCGGCTTCAGGCCGGTCATAGTGGACGGGTCCAGGGCGGCCCGGCGGAGACGGCGGGTGTAGTCCTCCTTCGGCGCGGTCAGCACCTGCGCCGTCGTTCCGTGCTCCACGAGCTTGCCGCGCTGCATGACCATCACGGTATCGCTGATCTCCTGCACCACGCCGAGGTTGTGCGAAATGAAAACGTAGGTGATGCCCGTTTCGTCTTGGATGGACTTCAGCAGCCGGAGCACCTGGGCCTGCACGGAAACGTCGAGTGCGCTGGTGGCCTCGTCGCAGACCAGCAGTTCGGGCTTGGACGCCAGCGCCCGGGCAATGCCGATCCGCTGCCGCTGCCCGCCGGAGAACTCTGACGGGTGCTTGTCCAGGGATGCAACCGGCAGGCCCACCTGGTCGATCAGGCTGGCCGCCGCCTTGTGCCGCTCGGCCCGCGACCGGACACCCTGAAGCTTCAGCGGCTCGGCCACGATTTCCTGCGCCGTGAGGTGCGGATCCAGTGAACCGTAAGGATCCTGGAAGACCATCTGGAACTTCGAGCGCAGAGGCCGGAGCTTGGCCTCGCTGAGCGGCGCCAGGTCCGTGCCGTCCAGCTCGATCCGGCCGCTGGTCGGCGTAACCAGGCGCATGAGCGCTTTGGCGATGGTTGATTTCCCGCAGCCGGATTCCCCGACGACGGCGATCGTCTTGCCTTTCTCGACCGAGAAGGAGACGTCGTCCACGGCCCGGAAGGTACCGCCCGAGACGTGGTAGTCCACCACGAGGTTCTCGACGGAAAGGAACGGCTTATTCATGGCTGGCTCCGGTGGTGGTCAGGGCGGTGTTGGCCGCCGGCGTTTCATCCCAGGCGCCCAGGACGGGGATGGCGGCGAGCAGCTTGCGGGTGTACTCGGTGGCGGGGTTGTCCACGATCTGCTGGACCTCGCCGGACTCGACGAACGAGCCGTCCTTCATGACGTGGATCCGGTCCGAGATCAGCCGTGCCACGCCGAGGTCGTGCGTGATCATCAGGATGCCGATGCCGCGCTGTTCCTGCAGCTCGAGCAGCAGGTCCAGGATGCCGGCCTGCACGGTGACGTCCAGGGCGGAGGTGGGCTCGTCGGCGACCAGCAGTTGCGGTTCGCTGGCGAGGGCGATGGCGATCAGGACGCGCTGGAGCATGCCGCCGGAGAGCTGGTGCGGGTATTTCTTGAGCTGCGCATCCGGGGTGGGGATGTGGACCTGTTCCAGCAGCCGGATGGCGCGGGCACGGACGGCGCCCTTGTCCTTGGACGAGGCTGCGCCGGCGATCCGGATGGCCTCGAACAGCTGGTTGCCGATCGAGTGCACCGGGCTCAGTGCTGTCATGGGGTCTTGCGGGATCAGCGCGAGGGTCCTGCCGCGGACCTTGTCGATCGCCTTGGAGTCGGCGATCACGTCCACTCCGTCGATCTTGACCGATCCTGAGATCACGGCGAGGTCGTCCGGCAGCAGCCGGAGGAGGCCCATCGCCGTCGTCGATTTTCCGGAACCGGACTCACCGATGATGGTGACCGTCTCGCCCCGGTGGATGGTGAAGCTGACGCAGTCCACGGCGCGAACAATGCCGGCGTCGGTGATCAGTTCTACTTGGAAGTCGCGGACTTCCAGAAGCGGCTGTGCAGTCATTTCCGAATGCAAGTTCATCTCAGGCACCCTTCTTCTTGCGGCGGGGACGGTCGCGGAGGCCGTCGCCCAGCAGGTTCACGCCCACCACCATGAGGACGATTACCAGGCCGGGCAGCGTCACCAGCCACCAGGCAGTGGTGATGTAGTCCTGGCCGTCGGAGATGATGCGGCCCCACGTGGCGAACGGGCGCTGCGGGCCGGCGCCCAGGAAGCTCAGAGCGCTCTCCAGCAGCACGGCCTGGGCCAGGAGGAGCAGCACCACCAGCGTGGCCTGCTTGATGACGTTGGGGATGATGTGCTGGATCAGGATCTGCACGCGGTGCAGGCCGAGGATCCGGGCGGCGGAGACGTAGGGCTTTTCGCGTTCCACGAGCACCATGGACCGGGTCAGGCGGGCCACTTCCGGCCACTGGGCGATGGCGATCACGAAGGTGATGACGGGGATGGACGGGCCGAAGAGGGCCACCACCAGCAGCAGCATCATCAGCAGCGGCAGGGACATCTGCGCCTCGATCAGGCGGGAGACCACGGTGTCCAGCTTGCCGCCGAAGTAGCCGGCGGCTGCGCCGGCGATGACGCCGAGGATGCCGGAGACCACCACGGCGAGGACGCCGATGGTGAGCGAGACCTGCCCGCCGTACAGGACGCGGGAGAGGAGGTCGCGGCCCAGCTGGTCGGTGCCGAACAGGTGTCCGTCCGTCAGCGGCGAAAGCAGGCGTTGGGCAAGGTCCTGATGGTTGGGGTTGGGAAGGGGCAGGACCTGGGCCAGCAGGATGGGCAGGGCCACCAGCAGTGTGCAGATGATGCCGGTGCGGATCTTCACCTTCGAGGAGATCCGGCGGCGGGTGGCCGCGGCCTTGGCGATCAGTTCCTTGGTGACGGCGCTGGGGGAGGGCTTCCGGGCAGATGCCTCGTCGGCGAGGCCTGCGGGGTTTCCTGATTGTTTTCCTGCGGAAGAGGTTGCGGTGTCGCTGAGGCTCATGCTGTGGCCGCCTTTCCAAGACGAACGCGGGGATCAAGCAGGGGGTAGGCGAGGTCGATGACCAGCTGGACGGCGACTGCCAGCAGCGCGGTGACCAGGACGGTGGCCACGATCAGCGGGTAATCGCGGGTCTCCAGCGCCCGGACAACGAGGGAGCCGACGCCGGGCCACGCGAAGACGACCTCCACCACCACCACGCCGTTGAGCATGGCCGCGAAGCGGGTGCCGAGGGCAGTGAAGACCGGGATGGCCGAGTTGCCCATGGCGTAGCGCCAGGTCAGCAGGGATCCCCGGACGCCGCGGGAACGGGCCACGGTCAGGTAGGGTGCGGCGAAGTTGGTGGTCATTTCGCGCCGGACCATCCGGGAGATCAGGGCGATCTGCAGGATGGCGATGGTGACTGTGGGCAGGACCAGGCCGCCCCAGGTGGCGAAGCCGGAAGCCGGGAAGATAGGGACCAGGACTGCGAAGAAGGTGAGGAGCATGATGCCGGTCCAGAAGTCCGGCATGGACTGCCCGGCGATGGTCAGGACGTTGA from Arthrobacter sp. NicSoilB8 harbors:
- a CDS encoding aldo/keto reductase, which encodes MSIQPEGTPVDGLKLPISRLVLGTMTFGDTADEATAGRMVDEALAAGITTIDTANAYVGGATEEMLSRLLKDRRADVVLASKAGMPHPDHGQHAPLSKEGLRNSVEGSLRRLGTDSIDLFYLHQPDRATPLQETLGTVAELAAEGKIGALGVSNFAAWQIADVIHVAREVGAPRPVVAQQLYNLVARRVEEEYLEFAATHQVHTMVYNPLGGGLLTGKHSFDAKPTEGRYGDSKLAAMYTQRYWDKQLFEAVNELSLIAQELGITLAELSLRWLAYRNGVGSMLLGGSKVEQLQANIAAVAKGPLPEAVSAACDTVGAGLRGPMPAYNR
- a CDS encoding SDR family oxidoreductase encodes the protein MSAEPAAAAELPTAAPHAVVTGCSSGIGKAITVRLLADGWQVTGLSRSRPELGPGFLWRRADLSDPASLAACVEDLPPVNALVHAAGFQRTAILGELDPDALAGMFTVHVAAASSLANALVPRMPDGGRVLLVGSRTSTGSPGKSQYAATKAALLGMGRTWAQELAPRGITVNVLSPGPTDTPMLADPGRAATPPKLPALGKLVDPEDVAALAGFLLGHHGKSITGQNYVICGGASL
- a CDS encoding ATP-binding cassette domain-containing protein, yielding MNKPFLSVENLVVDYHVSGGTFRAVDDVSFSVEKGKTIAVVGESGCGKSTIAKALMRLVTPTSGRIELDGTDLAPLSEAKLRPLRSKFQMVFQDPYGSLDPHLTAQEIVAEPLKLQGVRSRAERHKAAASLIDQVGLPVASLDKHPSEFSGGQRQRIGIARALASKPELLVCDEATSALDVSVQAQVLRLLKSIQDETGITYVFISHNLGVVQEISDTVMVMQRGKLVEHGTTAQVLTAPKEDYTRRLRRAALDPSTMTGLKPRHIVSSLALKTA
- a CDS encoding ABC transporter permease, translating into MSLSDTATSSAGKQSGNPAGLADEASARKPSPSAVTKELIAKAAATRRRISSKVKIRTGIICTLLVALPILLAQVLPLPNPNHQDLAQRLLSPLTDGHLFGTDQLGRDLLSRVLYGGQVSLTIGVLAVVVSGILGVIAGAAAGYFGGKLDTVVSRLIEAQMSLPLLMMLLLVVALFGPSIPVITFVIAIAQWPEVARLTRSMVLVEREKPYVSAARILGLHRVQILIQHIIPNVIKQATLVVLLLLAQAVLLESALSFLGAGPQRPFATWGRIISDGQDYITTAWWLVTLPGLVIVLMVVGVNLLGDGLRDRPRRKKKGA
- a CDS encoding ABC transporter ATP-binding protein; its protein translation is MTAQPLLEVRDFQVELITDAGIVRAVDCVSFTIHRGETVTIIGESGSGKSTTAMGLLRLLPDDLAVISGSVKIDGVDVIADSKAIDKVRGRTLALIPQDPMTALSPVHSIGNQLFEAIRIAGAASSKDKGAVRARAIRLLEQVHIPTPDAQLKKYPHQLSGGMLQRVLIAIALASEPQLLVADEPTSALDVTVQAGILDLLLELQEQRGIGILMITHDLGVARLISDRIHVMKDGSFVESGEVQQIVDNPATEYTRKLLAAIPVLGAWDETPAANTALTTTGASHE
- a CDS encoding ABC transporter permease — translated: MTKYILKRLGQGLLTVFLTVSTVFILIRLAPGDPAVAYAGPLATTEELAKVRQQFGLDLPLIEQYWIFLQQLFTGNLGTSYSFQAPAIQVVLERMPYTLTLATASILLTAVVAIPLGVWMSRRPDTKSEFGVNVLTIAGQSMPDFWTGIMLLTFFAVLVPIFPASGFATWGGLVLPTVTIAILQIALISRMVRREMTTNFAAPYLTVARSRGVRGSLLTWRYAMGNSAIPVFTALGTRFAAMLNGVVVVEVVFAWPGVGSLVVRALETRDYPLIVATVLVTALLAVAVQLVIDLAYPLLDPRVRLGKAATA
- a CDS encoding aldolase/citrate lyase family protein, translating into MTSELATEFARKIRAREQAVGYWAVLDAPVATERIGRLGYDYVALDAQHGLLGYSGILNGLMAIDAGHTAVGMVRVEDNNLTAIGKALDAGAVGVIVPLVNTAADAAAAVAAAKYPPMGGRSYGPMRSALRIGPVPADANAATLVFAMIETPDGLANVKEICATPGLDGIYVGPSDLAIAVGAAYPGDPAVETEFNAALKTIAEAAASAGVAAGIHTPAGEVAALRLRQGYTFTTIASDLTHLEQVAKAHLAAATAKD
- a CDS encoding exo-alpha-sialidase, encoding MTPDGEVKEAGGSLYAYLPAPTVQSHAANLLTLPDGRLGCVWFGGTQEGVPDISIWFSTLEPGSRQWSPAEQLSDDSTRSEQNPILFAAPDNRLWLLYTAQKAGNQDTAEVRRRISTDSGRSWGPVETLFPANATGGVFVRQLPVVLPSGRWIIPIFRCITTPGEKWVGNSDDSAVMISDDAGATWSEHVLPGSLGCVHMNIQPVADGSLLALFRSRWADSIYESRSTDGGTTWSEPVPTELPNNNSSIQFTALADGRLALVYNHSRAEASTERRLSLYDEIDDDGLAEEQGQITEPVVTDGSVPGSAAGDGDRKAFWGTPRSPMTLAISEDSGRSWPIRRNLDVGDGYCLSNNSRDGLNREYSYPSIHQGPDGALNIAYTYFRQAIKYVRVDPQWTYEGTSTPGGDVDGGQPGGRGAGDGEQG